A genomic region of Chryseobacterium sp. KACC 21268 contains the following coding sequences:
- a CDS encoding phosphoribosylaminoimidazolesuccinocarboxamide synthase translates to MSQKKEMLYEGKAKQVFATDKPDEVVVRYKDDATAFNAQKRGQFDRKGELNNAISTLIFGYLAEKGIPTHFIAKLDDREQLVKKVDIIPLEMVVRNYVAGSMAQRLGVEEGLKSPVTIFDLCFKRDDLGDPLINDHHAVFLGAATYDELNEMYALTDKINQLLIDLFDKANVILVDFKIELGKTSDGKIVLADEISPDTCRLWDKDTMKKLDKDRFRRDLGEITEAYVEIYDRLQTALAK, encoded by the coding sequence ATGAGTCAAAAGAAAGAAATGCTTTACGAAGGTAAGGCTAAACAGGTTTTTGCTACAGACAAGCCTGACGAAGTTGTTGTACGTTACAAAGATGATGCTACAGCCTTCAATGCACAAAAGCGTGGACAGTTCGATAGAAAAGGCGAATTGAACAATGCAATTTCTACACTTATTTTCGGATATCTTGCAGAAAAGGGAATTCCAACGCACTTCATCGCAAAACTGGATGACAGAGAGCAGCTGGTAAAAAAAGTGGACATCATTCCTTTGGAAATGGTCGTTCGTAACTATGTTGCTGGAAGTATGGCTCAGAGATTGGGCGTGGAGGAAGGATTGAAATCACCAGTCACTATTTTTGATCTTTGTTTCAAAAGAGACGACCTTGGAGATCCGTTGATCAACGATCATCACGCAGTTTTCCTTGGTGCAGCCACTTATGATGAACTAAACGAAATGTACGCTTTGACAGATAAGATCAACCAACTTTTGATCGACCTGTTTGACAAAGCCAATGTGATCCTTGTAGATTTCAAGATCGAGTTGGGAAAAACCTCAGATGGCAAAATTGTTTTGGCAGATGAGATCTCTCCAGATACTTGCAGACTTTGGGACAAGGACACGATGAAAAAGCTGGATAAAGATAGATTCAGAAGAGATCTGGGTGAAATCACAGAAGCTTACGTTGAGATCTACGACAGACTACAAACCGCTTTAGCTAAATAA
- a CDS encoding endonuclease → MLKKYLLILSAFPIFSLAQAPAEYYSGTENLSGYALKTKLHEIISTKTFNYHYDDLKTLYGQTDLDKYYDYGADNTTYLLDLYSNNPTGTTAYHYTLNNIIGSANAEGLGWNREHMMPQSSFNSAYPMYSDLFFVIPTDARINQLRSNYPYGKAGSTVYYNFTNGSKQALNGTPNATYTGRVYEPVDEFKGDVARSLLYFAVRYEGKLGNFNFTTNAADPTKDQNPLDGSEEKAYESWYIAMLLNWHQQDPVSQREIDRNNSVFNIQKNRNPFVDHPEWVSAIWNQTSDNVAPTAPSSLLLARNSAYFVNLTWQANSEPDVIGYRIYQDNVLVATTKTNSVSIDHLTPGTSYNFTVKAYDNSYLESPQSNTLNVTTLATDVFAKDLQIVKYLEGTGYNKAFEIANRTGHAIDLEKYKLGIQLKISNYFFGEPTELEGKIEDNQSFVVINPNANFSCFDVSNAKFVSNAPALTFTGTNYVELSYKSTTIDAVGSKGVDNTNANKSLYRNADVINPTSTFDSAEWTTYESDYCLNLGTLAVNNVNNKINEISIYPNPVADVLNINGDVSKVKSAKIYDLSGKLIKNINDPFVNQRSINVSSLLPNTYILNIDGRSVKFIKR, encoded by the coding sequence ATGTTGAAAAAATACTTACTTATATTATCTGCTTTCCCAATTTTTAGCCTTGCTCAGGCTCCGGCGGAATATTACTCTGGGACAGAAAATCTGTCAGGTTATGCTTTGAAGACCAAGCTTCACGAAATTATTTCTACAAAGACATTCAATTACCATTACGATGATTTGAAGACTCTTTATGGGCAAACAGATCTAGATAAGTATTATGATTATGGTGCCGATAACACAACTTACTTATTAGACCTTTATTCAAATAATCCGACTGGGACAACTGCGTATCATTATACACTTAACAACATTATTGGAAGTGCAAATGCAGAAGGACTTGGATGGAATCGTGAACATATGATGCCGCAAAGTTCCTTCAATAGCGCCTATCCGATGTATTCCGATTTGTTTTTCGTAATACCGACCGACGCGAGGATCAACCAGCTGAGAAGCAATTATCCTTATGGAAAAGCAGGTTCAACGGTTTATTACAATTTTACCAACGGGTCAAAGCAAGCTTTAAACGGAACACCTAATGCGACTTACACAGGCAGGGTTTATGAGCCTGTTGATGAGTTCAAAGGCGATGTGGCAAGGTCTCTTTTGTATTTTGCCGTTCGATATGAAGGGAAATTAGGAAACTTCAATTTTACCACCAACGCGGCTGACCCGACAAAAGACCAAAATCCTTTGGACGGAAGTGAGGAGAAAGCCTACGAAAGTTGGTACATCGCAATGCTTCTCAATTGGCATCAGCAAGATCCGGTTTCGCAAAGAGAGATTGATAGGAATAATTCGGTTTTCAATATTCAGAAAAATAGAAATCCATTTGTTGATCATCCGGAATGGGTAAGCGCTATCTGGAATCAAACTTCCGATAATGTGGCGCCGACAGCACCTTCTTCACTTTTGTTAGCGAGAAATTCCGCTTATTTTGTTAACTTGACCTGGCAAGCCAATTCAGAACCTGATGTTATTGGCTATAGAATATATCAGGATAATGTTTTGGTGGCGACTACAAAAACTAATTCAGTTTCGATTGACCATTTGACACCAGGAACGAGTTATAATTTCACTGTTAAAGCCTATGATAATTCTTATCTGGAAAGTCCGCAGAGCAATACTTTGAATGTTACAACTTTAGCAACCGATGTTTTTGCAAAAGACCTTCAAATCGTTAAATATCTCGAAGGAACGGGCTACAACAAAGCTTTTGAGATTGCCAACAGAACTGGTCACGCTATTGATTTGGAAAAATACAAGTTGGGAATCCAATTGAAGATTAGCAATTATTTTTTCGGAGAACCAACGGAATTGGAAGGAAAGATAGAAGATAACCAAAGTTTTGTGGTCATCAACCCGAATGCGAACTTCAGTTGTTTTGATGTTTCGAATGCAAAATTTGTATCCAACGCACCAGCACTTACTTTTACAGGAACAAACTATGTAGAATTATCTTATAAGTCAACTACAATTGACGCGGTAGGAAGCAAAGGCGTTGACAATACGAACGCAAATAAATCCCTTTACAGAAATGCAGATGTCATCAATCCAACATCAACTTTCGATAGTGCGGAATGGACAACCTACGAATCAGATTATTGTTTGAACCTTGGTACATTGGCGGTGAATAATGTTAATAATAAAATTAATGAGATCAGTATCTATCCAAATCCAGTGGCGGATGTCCTCAACATCAACGGTGATGTGAGTAAAGTGAAATCTGCTAAAATATATGACCTGTCTGGAAAATTAATAAAAAACATTAATGATCCATTTGTTAATCAAAGATCGATCAATGTCAGCTCATTGCTCCCAAATACTTATATCTTGAATATCGACGGAAGATCTGTAAAATTCATCAAAAGATAG
- a CDS encoding DUF349 domain-containing protein has product MSIENENPEIEKPNSEVESAENQSVEEVTSEVVSENEKIESAEPESTEEVPVEEKTETEAEPEAEHQEIETVEENYSNLSLKETLDEMESIVNKDDAHSFSKKFNALRDHANHKVADEVEDKKHDFVEQGNEEEHFEFNHPQASKLSALVNIFREKQDKFHKSQEADHQKNLDERLSIIERLKNLYTNSEPGVNLFKSIREIKEAWGNAGQVAKSEFKNLNNNYFHHLKMFNEMLDLNKEFLHQEFAHNLEKRQHIISRAKELLDEKVVQKALNELQYLHKLWKEEAEPVAEEFREKTWEEFKEVSNKIHERKSELIAVIESEQLENLEKKTKIIEELKTLAKPESINHTYWQQAIKRVEDLRTEFLKLGPVPKKVSNQNWTDFKVVLREFNTGKNDFYKNLKGSQIHNLEAKQGLIKTAQDNMNSEDWDIVVPLFKKLQEDWKTIGHVPRSQANKVWDDFRDACNTFFKNYREKNNATGDNWKDNYKSKKALLEDLKALTDEEGSVEKIETIKNAWNAVGKVPKDKLSINTEFNKTLREKLKLNKINEFDLKEENLSESQLTDKARKIKNQVADLESEIVQLENNLSFFGTATRDNPLLKDTYEKLDSKKEQLESLKLSLHNIIAGE; this is encoded by the coding sequence ATGAGTATTGAAAACGAAAATCCTGAAATCGAAAAACCAAATTCTGAAGTCGAGTCTGCTGAAAATCAATCAGTAGAAGAAGTGACATCAGAAGTAGTTTCCGAAAATGAAAAGATAGAATCTGCTGAACCCGAATCCACAGAAGAAGTTCCTGTAGAGGAAAAAACGGAGACTGAGGCTGAACCGGAAGCTGAACATCAGGAAATCGAGACTGTGGAAGAAAACTATTCCAATCTTTCTTTGAAGGAAACTTTGGACGAGATGGAAAGTATCGTCAACAAAGATGATGCGCATTCGTTTTCGAAAAAATTCAATGCCCTAAGAGATCACGCGAATCATAAAGTGGCAGACGAGGTTGAAGATAAAAAGCACGATTTTGTGGAGCAGGGAAATGAGGAAGAGCATTTTGAGTTCAATCATCCGCAAGCTTCAAAACTATCTGCCTTGGTCAACATCTTCAGAGAAAAGCAGGACAAATTCCATAAGTCTCAGGAAGCGGACCATCAAAAAAATCTGGACGAGAGACTGAGCATTATAGAAAGACTTAAAAATCTTTATACGAATTCTGAACCTGGCGTCAATCTTTTCAAATCGATAAGAGAGATCAAAGAAGCTTGGGGAAATGCAGGACAAGTGGCCAAATCCGAATTTAAAAACCTTAACAACAATTATTTCCACCATCTGAAAATGTTCAATGAGATGTTGGATTTGAATAAAGAATTCCTTCATCAGGAATTTGCCCACAATCTGGAAAAAAGACAACACATCATCTCAAGAGCCAAAGAATTGCTAGACGAAAAAGTAGTTCAAAAAGCCTTGAATGAATTGCAATATCTTCACAAGCTTTGGAAAGAAGAAGCCGAACCTGTAGCAGAGGAATTCCGTGAGAAAACCTGGGAAGAGTTCAAAGAAGTTTCCAACAAGATCCACGAAAGAAAATCTGAGTTGATTGCTGTCATCGAATCTGAACAATTGGAAAATCTCGAGAAGAAAACCAAAATCATCGAGGAACTGAAAACGCTTGCAAAACCAGAATCTATCAACCATACTTATTGGCAACAAGCGATAAAGAGAGTAGAAGACCTGCGTACCGAGTTCCTAAAATTGGGGCCAGTTCCGAAGAAAGTTTCCAATCAAAATTGGACAGATTTCAAAGTGGTTTTGAGAGAGTTCAACACTGGGAAAAATGATTTCTATAAAAATCTGAAAGGTTCACAAATTCACAATCTTGAAGCAAAACAAGGTCTGATAAAAACTGCTCAGGACAATATGAATTCTGAAGATTGGGATATTGTGGTTCCACTTTTCAAAAAACTTCAGGAAGACTGGAAAACCATCGGTCACGTTCCTAGGAGCCAAGCGAACAAAGTTTGGGACGATTTCCGTGATGCTTGCAATACATTCTTCAAAAATTACAGAGAAAAAAATAACGCGACGGGCGATAACTGGAAGGATAATTACAAAAGCAAAAAAGCACTTCTTGAAGACCTGAAAGCTTTGACAGACGAGGAAGGTTCTGTGGAGAAAATCGAGACTATCAAAAACGCGTGGAATGCGGTTGGTAAAGTTCCGAAAGATAAATTGTCCATCAATACGGAATTCAACAAAACGCTTAGAGAGAAGTTGAAACTCAACAAAATCAATGAGTTCGATCTGAAAGAGGAAAACCTTTCCGAAAGCCAGTTGACAGACAAAGCGAGAAAGATCAAAAATCAGGTGGCTGACCTGGAATCAGAGATTGTGCAGCTTGAGAACAACTTGTCATTCTTTGGCACTGCAACACGCGATAATCCTTTATTGAAAGACACTTACGAAAAATTGGACAGCAAAAAAGAACAGTTGGAAAGTTTGAAACTTTCACTTCATAATATTATTGCTGGAGAATAA
- the queA gene encoding tRNA preQ1(34) S-adenosylmethionine ribosyltransferase-isomerase QueA has product MKTSDFNFDLPEELLAEHPSENRDEARLMVLDRKTETITHRLFKDVIEYFDEKDLFIFNNTKVFPARLFGNKEKTGAKIEVFLLRELDRETRVWDVLVDPARKIRIGNKLFFTEDESLVAEVIDNTTSRGRTLRFLFDGSYEEFRAKLTELGETPLPKYIKRDVEPEDADRYQTIYAKIEGAVAAPTAGLHFSKHLMKRLEIKGIDFAEITLHVGLGTFNPIEVEDLSKHKMESEEAIIDEKNAAIINKAVEEGRRVCAVGTTTMRALETSVSSNKKISAYRGWTNKFIYPPHDFGVANAMITNFHTPKSTLIMMIAAFSNKDFIMRAYEEAIKEKYKFYSYGDAMLIL; this is encoded by the coding sequence ATGAAGACATCCGATTTTAATTTTGATCTGCCAGAAGAATTACTAGCCGAACACCCATCAGAAAACCGTGACGAAGCTAGATTGATGGTTCTTGACAGAAAGACAGAAACTATTACACACCGTCTATTCAAAGACGTTATAGAATATTTTGACGAGAAAGATCTTTTCATTTTCAACAATACTAAGGTTTTCCCAGCAAGATTATTTGGGAACAAAGAAAAAACAGGAGCTAAGATCGAAGTTTTCTTATTGAGAGAATTGGACCGTGAAACACGCGTTTGGGATGTTTTGGTAGATCCAGCTAGAAAGATCAGAATTGGTAACAAATTGTTCTTTACAGAGGACGAATCTCTGGTAGCAGAAGTGATCGACAACACGACATCAAGAGGAAGAACACTTAGATTCTTATTCGATGGTTCTTACGAGGAATTCCGTGCAAAACTGACAGAACTGGGTGAAACGCCACTTCCAAAATATATCAAAAGAGATGTAGAACCAGAAGATGCCGACAGATATCAGACGATCTACGCAAAAATCGAAGGTGCTGTAGCAGCGCCAACAGCTGGTCTTCACTTCTCAAAACATTTGATGAAAAGATTGGAGATCAAAGGAATCGATTTCGCTGAGATCACGCTTCACGTTGGTCTAGGAACTTTCAACCCGATCGAAGTTGAGGATCTTTCCAAACACAAAATGGAATCTGAAGAGGCCATCATCGATGAGAAAAATGCTGCCATCATCAACAAAGCTGTTGAAGAAGGACGCAGAGTTTGTGCCGTTGGGACAACTACGATGAGAGCTTTGGAAACGTCTGTCTCTTCTAACAAAAAGATCTCTGCTTACAGAGGTTGGACCAACAAGTTCATCTATCCGCCACACGATTTCGGAGTTGCCAATGCGATGATCACCAACTTCCACACACCAAAATCTACGTTGATCATGATGATCGCTGCGTTCTCCAACAAAGATTTCATTATGAGAGCTTATGAGGAAGCAATCAAAGAGAAATACAAATTCTATTCTTACGGAGACGCGATGTTGATCCTTTAA
- a CDS encoding LytTR family DNA-binding domain-containing protein: MINCIIIDDEPLAIKLLENHISKIDSLKLVATAKNAIEAYQILQTKSIDLMFLDIEMPNLNGIEFLKSLNQKPKTIFTTAYREFAIEGFELEAVDYILKPITFERFFKSIERVLRNISSNEKVEDFIIVKADRLNRKIILSDILYFESQGNDVRIILENEEKIVTKNKIMDLENSLSDKGFVRIHRSFLINSKYVTAFNNNEIILNKYSLPVGRSYKKEFEDFVTQFSASKLL; this comes from the coding sequence GTGATAAATTGTATTATAATTGATGATGAACCTTTGGCTATCAAACTTTTGGAAAATCATATTTCAAAGATTGATTCCTTGAAATTGGTTGCAACTGCAAAAAATGCAATTGAAGCTTATCAAATATTGCAGACAAAATCTATTGACCTGATGTTTCTGGATATTGAAATGCCCAATCTTAACGGGATCGAATTTCTGAAATCCCTCAATCAAAAACCCAAAACCATTTTCACTACAGCTTATCGCGAATTTGCCATAGAAGGATTTGAATTAGAAGCGGTTGACTATATTCTGAAACCAATTACATTCGAAAGATTTTTCAAATCTATAGAGCGTGTGTTGAGAAACATTTCTTCTAATGAAAAAGTTGAAGATTTTATCATTGTAAAAGCTGATAGATTGAATCGGAAAATAATTTTATCCGATATTCTCTACTTTGAAAGCCAAGGAAATGATGTGAGAATCATTTTAGAAAACGAAGAAAAAATCGTTACTAAAAATAAAATTATGGATTTAGAAAATTCACTTTCTGATAAAGGTTTTGTAAGGATTCATCGTTCGTTTTTAATTAATTCAAAATATGTGACTGCATTCAATAACAATGAAATTATATTGAATAAATACAGCCTTCCTGTAGGTAGAAGTTATAAGAAAGAATTTGAGGATTTTGTGACGCAATTTTCCGCTTCCAAATTATTATGA
- a CDS encoding histidine kinase, whose amino-acid sequence MINYTFSIITGDFAFVSAMFMLRYKSEKQNTTKLLKEKAELELKVLKSQLNPHFLFNTLNNIYSLSIINSGKTSESISRLSEILDYVLYKGQHKTVIVSDEISIIDDYIELEKLRYDERLKIFKTQKLNSENKIPPLLYLSLVENSFKHGAGKSFGDIEINIEIETDENQSVFRIKNTYSEILKSERESLGLNNIEEQLKIFYNNQFEFNILQNENWFSVEIITPATK is encoded by the coding sequence TTGATTAACTATACTTTTTCTATTATTACAGGCGATTTTGCCTTTGTCTCTGCGATGTTTATGTTGCGATATAAAAGTGAAAAACAAAACACAACCAAACTTCTTAAGGAAAAAGCAGAGTTAGAATTAAAGGTTCTGAAATCACAGCTTAATCCACATTTTTTATTTAATACACTCAATAATATTTATTCTCTCTCCATTATTAATTCAGGGAAAACATCAGAATCTATAAGTAGACTTTCGGAGATTTTGGATTATGTTCTTTATAAAGGTCAACATAAAACAGTTATTGTTTCTGATGAAATTTCTATCATTGATGATTATATTGAGCTTGAAAAACTCCGATATGACGAACGTTTAAAAATATTCAAAACTCAAAAGCTGAATTCTGAAAACAAAATTCCGCCGTTGTTGTATCTTTCTTTGGTTGAAAACTCTTTTAAACACGGCGCTGGAAAATCTTTTGGAGATATTGAAATTAATATTGAAATTGAAACTGATGAAAATCAATCCGTTTTTCGGATTAAAAACACCTATTCGGAAATTTTAAAATCTGAACGAGAAAGTTTGGGATTAAATAATATAGAAGAGCAACTGAAAATCTTTTACAACAATCAGTTTGAATTTAATATTTTGCAAAATGAAAATTGGTTTAGTGTAGAAATAATTACGCCCGCAACAAAGTGA
- a CDS encoding acyltransferase: MQTTSSQRFIGLDHLRAIAILLVLMYHYRAFSHPNWIDIYGRFGWTGVDLFFVLSGFLISNQLFKEIKNRGNFSVKSFFIKRFFRIIPPYFFTLLLYFCFPFFRERESLSPLLKFFTFTQNYGLDVINNGTFSHAWSLCIEEQFYLILPFSLLLLIKSKTFKYLKFIIFIIILFSISARYFSWQEYVFPNLNSSEFWKVWYMKIYYPTHTRLDGLAIGVLIGYLFQYSSKFRKLIDENGNLFFLLGLAFLGFSFWICNDQTTETASIFGFTFVAISYGFIVISAISKSSFLNKSINYFTTQLANLSFAIYLSHKGIIHIIQSLIEYYKISVSENLSLIICLIGCIIGGLFYRYFIEKPSLKLRNKISANLSL, from the coding sequence ATGCAGACAACTTCTTCTCAAAGATTTATTGGATTAGACCATTTAAGAGCCATTGCAATTCTTTTGGTATTAATGTATCATTATCGCGCTTTTTCGCACCCAAATTGGATAGACATTTATGGACGTTTTGGGTGGACAGGAGTTGATTTATTTTTTGTATTAAGCGGTTTTTTGATTTCAAATCAATTATTTAAAGAAATTAAAAATCGGGGGAATTTTAGTGTAAAATCATTCTTCATAAAACGTTTTTTCAGAATTATCCCGCCTTATTTTTTCACATTGCTGTTATATTTCTGCTTTCCATTTTTCAGAGAAAGAGAATCGCTTTCGCCGTTATTGAAATTTTTCACTTTCACTCAGAATTATGGCTTAGATGTCATCAACAACGGAACATTTTCACACGCTTGGTCTTTGTGTATCGAGGAACAATTCTATCTGATTCTGCCTTTTTCACTCCTATTACTCATCAAATCAAAAACATTCAAATATCTAAAGTTTATAATCTTCATAATCATACTATTTTCGATTTCGGCAAGATATTTTTCTTGGCAGGAATATGTTTTTCCCAATCTCAATTCGAGTGAATTTTGGAAAGTCTGGTACATGAAAATTTATTATCCAACACACACAAGATTGGACGGACTGGCAATTGGGGTTTTGATTGGATATCTTTTTCAATATTCTTCGAAATTCAGAAAATTGATTGATGAAAATGGTAATCTGTTTTTCCTATTAGGATTAGCTTTTCTTGGTTTTTCATTTTGGATTTGTAATGACCAAACTACTGAAACTGCATCGATATTTGGTTTCACTTTCGTTGCTATAAGTTATGGTTTTATAGTGATTTCTGCAATTTCTAAATCCTCATTCCTGAACAAATCAATAAACTATTTCACGACTCAATTAGCGAATTTATCTTTTGCAATCTATCTTTCTCATAAAGGAATTATCCACATCATTCAAAGCCTGATAGAGTATTACAAAATTTCTGTTTCGGAAAATTTATCATTGATTATCTGTCTAATTGGATGTATTATTGGAGGATTATTTTACAGATATTTTATTGAAAAGCCAAGTTTGAAATTGAGGAATAAAATCTCTGCTAATCTTTCTTTGTAA
- a CDS encoding GNAT family N-acetyltransferase, whose translation MIETERLILKPYSLDFAEEFYVKFQNDRAYLEDYFSRTLSVTKTLEETEFYFKKKIQSFQNNEGFYFGIFLKDSDELIGHISVREIDWSVPKGELAYFIFSNYSGHKYAYEALKTFRDFCINEKEMIRIFMKIAPDNIASKKVAEFCGFELEGLLRNDYRKRQEVLTDMLLYSFTKKD comes from the coding sequence ATGATAGAGACCGAACGTCTAATTCTGAAGCCATATTCGTTGGATTTTGCCGAGGAGTTTTATGTTAAATTTCAGAATGATAGAGCTTACCTCGAAGATTATTTTTCCAGAACTTTAAGTGTTACCAAAACTCTCGAAGAAACCGAGTTTTACTTCAAAAAGAAAATTCAGAGTTTTCAGAATAATGAAGGTTTTTACTTTGGGATTTTTCTAAAAGATTCCGATGAATTGATTGGTCATATTTCTGTCCGAGAGATCGATTGGAGCGTACCAAAAGGAGAGTTGGCCTATTTCATCTTCAGTAATTATTCTGGACATAAATATGCTTATGAAGCTCTGAAAACCTTCCGCGATTTTTGTATCAATGAAAAAGAGATGATCCGGATCTTTATGAAAATTGCACCAGACAATATTGCCAGCAAAAAAGTGGCAGAATTCTGTGGTTTTGAATTGGAAGGTTTACTGAGAAATGACTACAGAAAAAGACAGGAAGTTCTTACGGATATGTTGCTTTATTCTTTTACAAAGAAAGATTAG